A window of Thermosynechococcus sp. NK55a contains these coding sequences:
- a CDS encoding mechanosensitive ion channel family protein yields the protein MTKPRFFLCLLFTFLLVAGQTPWPLMAQDAQAPPAPAEIQEYAVTLDGEVLFEVREGVGSFTPEERAAAIQHRIRQVAEDEDIPVDSITIKRGGDRDNVTVVQGNRPLITITKADVDNRLESQEEVAIELAQHIREAITRYRQDRVPQNLLKNTIFAVLATILTLMLYSVVVRISGKIFPPVSRWGGERIPPLRLQNFEIISQEKVERWLLRILQLSRLALLLFILYLYLTFVFNLFPWTRTFGKNFLNHFLGSLEFILTSIGNYLPNLVAIAIIVAITYYLLKGVRAIFSAIESERLVIPGFYTDWAKPTYNLLQILIIALAAVVVFPYLPGFDSPAFRGISVFLGILFSLGSTSAIANVVGGVILIYTRSFQVGDLIQIGDVKGIVVQKTLLVTRICAFNNQVITVPNSSLLNNTVINYAVAIREMGQPLIVQTTITLGYDVPWRDVYKVMIEAGRRTANILDDPPPFVLQTALNDYHIAYELNVYTRNWQELRYTLSELHQNLQDACNEAGIEIMSPSYLALRDGNTSTIPSTYLGDDYLPPGFRIRLPK from the coding sequence ATGACAAAGCCCCGCTTTTTCCTCTGCCTGCTGTTTACTTTTTTGCTAGTGGCGGGGCAGACACCGTGGCCTCTAATGGCGCAAGATGCCCAAGCCCCCCCAGCCCCGGCTGAGATTCAGGAATACGCAGTTACCCTCGATGGCGAAGTTTTGTTTGAGGTGCGCGAAGGGGTTGGTTCCTTTACCCCCGAGGAGCGGGCAGCAGCGATTCAACACCGTATCCGACAAGTGGCAGAGGATGAAGATATCCCCGTTGACAGCATTACCATCAAAAGAGGGGGCGATCGCGATAATGTTACGGTTGTTCAAGGAAACCGCCCCCTCATTACCATTACAAAAGCGGATGTTGACAATCGCCTAGAAAGTCAAGAAGAAGTAGCGATTGAACTGGCCCAGCACATTCGTGAGGCCATTACCCGTTATCGCCAAGATCGGGTTCCCCAAAACCTGCTCAAAAATACTATTTTTGCGGTTTTAGCAACGATTCTTACGCTGATGCTCTATTCGGTGGTGGTTCGCATCTCTGGTAAGATTTTCCCACCGGTGAGCCGCTGGGGTGGGGAGCGGATTCCCCCCTTGCGCCTGCAAAATTTTGAGATTATTTCTCAGGAAAAGGTTGAGCGTTGGCTATTGCGGATATTGCAGTTGAGCCGACTAGCGCTGCTGTTGTTTATTCTCTATCTGTACCTGACGTTTGTTTTTAATCTCTTTCCTTGGACGCGCACCTTTGGCAAGAATTTTCTCAATCACTTCTTGGGTTCCCTTGAATTTATTCTCACGAGTATTGGGAACTATCTCCCTAATTTGGTGGCGATCGCCATCATTGTTGCCATCACCTATTACCTCTTGAAAGGGGTGCGGGCAATTTTTAGCGCGATTGAAAGTGAACGCCTCGTCATCCCCGGTTTCTATACCGATTGGGCAAAACCCACCTATAACTTACTGCAAATTTTAATTATTGCCTTGGCGGCAGTCGTTGTCTTTCCCTACTTACCCGGCTTTGATTCCCCAGCCTTCCGAGGTATTTCTGTGTTTTTGGGGATTCTCTTTTCCTTGGGTTCCACCTCGGCGATCGCCAACGTGGTGGGCGGCGTCATTCTCATCTATACTCGCTCCTTTCAGGTGGGCGACCTCATCCAAATCGGCGATGTCAAGGGGATTGTGGTACAAAAAACACTCCTTGTCACCCGCATTTGTGCCTTCAACAATCAAGTGATTACAGTCCCCAACTCATCACTGCTCAACAACACGGTCATCAATTATGCTGTGGCCATTCGGGAAATGGGTCAGCCCCTGATTGTGCAAACCACGATTACCCTTGGCTATGATGTCCCTTGGCGCGATGTTTATAAGGTCATGATTGAGGCGGGCCGCCGCACCGCCAACATCCTTGACGATCCTCCCCCCTTTGTCCTGCAAACTGCCCTAAATGACTACCACATCGCCTATGAGCTGAATGTTTACACCCGTAACTGGCAGGAGCTGCGCTATACCCTTTCTGAATTGCATCAAAACCTCCAAGATGCCTGCAATGAAGCAGGTATTGAAATCATGTCACCGAGCTATTTAGCACTGCGGGATGGCAACACCAGCACGATTCCCAGCACCTACTTAGGGGACGACTATCTTCCCCCCGGATTCCGCATTAGGCTACCCAAATAG
- a CDS encoding glutathione peroxidase, whose product MLPNREGQRVPEVTFRTRKGDQWVNVTTNDLFNGKTVVVFALPGAFTPTCSSTHLPGYNELAPLFRECGVDDILCISVNDAFVMNEWGKTQQAENVRLIPDGNGEFTAGMGMLVDKEDLGFGQRSWRYSMLVKDGIIEKMFIEPEEPGDPFKVSDAETMLCYLNPSYKRQWVSLFTKRGCPHCANAKTMLAAKGIHYDEIVIGEGASLRSLQAITGATTVPQVFIDGKYIGGSEALAEYLATDC is encoded by the coding sequence ATGCTACCCAACCGTGAAGGCCAACGTGTTCCTGAAGTTACCTTTCGCACCCGCAAAGGCGATCAATGGGTCAATGTAACCACCAATGATCTGTTCAATGGCAAAACAGTTGTCGTGTTTGCTTTGCCGGGTGCCTTCACGCCCACCTGTTCTTCAACCCATCTCCCCGGCTACAACGAATTGGCACCTCTGTTTCGTGAATGTGGCGTGGATGATATCCTCTGCATTTCTGTCAATGATGCTTTTGTCATGAATGAGTGGGGCAAAACCCAGCAGGCAGAGAATGTGCGTCTGATTCCCGATGGGAATGGTGAATTTACCGCCGGCATGGGAATGCTCGTGGATAAGGAAGACCTTGGTTTTGGTCAACGCTCTTGGCGTTATTCAATGCTGGTGAAGGATGGCATCATTGAGAAAATGTTCATTGAACCGGAAGAACCCGGCGACCCCTTTAAGGTCTCGGATGCGGAAACGATGCTCTGCTACCTCAACCCCAGCTACAAGCGGCAATGGGTCTCCCTGTTTACGAAGCGGGGCTGTCCCCACTGCGCCAACGCCAAAACGATGCTTGCGGCAAAGGGCATTCACTACGATGAGATTGTCATCGGTGAGGGGGCTAGCCTGCGATCGCTCCAAGCCATTACCGGCGCAACAACAGTTCCCCAAGTCTTTATTGATGGCAAATATATTGGCGGTTCTGAGGCGCTGGCGGAATACTTGGCCACCGATTGTTAA